In the Palaeococcus pacificus DY20341 genome, one interval contains:
- a CDS encoding DUF1616 domain-containing protein produces the protein MDWRDYWDLLTITALSLILDLLIVFFPNSIARKALGLAFVLFFPGYVFITALFPNKKELDNLERLALSFGLSIAIVPLIGLALNYTPWGIRLTPILVSLTIFNVLFGITAIYRRMKAIDPWIPRIDVQKLKEELEWEKASRLDKALTVILIIAIISSIATLGYVITHPKPGEKFTEFYILGPSGKAADYPTELFVGENATVILGIANHEYRNVTYYVEVWLVNLTYDFDTNQTHIHNMYLMDTLNVTLPHKPIDIEGNWTPQWETNYTFSIDKPGKWQLWFLLFKDKEPPLPKPINGDYAQTDAAQRILDAINGTILSLKLNIDVREI, from the coding sequence ATGGACTGGAGAGATTACTGGGATCTGCTCACAATCACAGCGCTCTCACTCATTCTCGACCTGCTCATAGTGTTCTTTCCCAATAGCATTGCTAGAAAAGCCCTTGGTTTGGCATTTGTGCTCTTCTTCCCGGGCTATGTGTTTATAACTGCCCTGTTTCCAAACAAGAAGGAGCTCGACAACCTCGAGCGCTTAGCTTTAAGCTTCGGGCTGAGCATTGCAATAGTGCCGCTCATAGGATTGGCGTTAAACTACACGCCTTGGGGAATAAGGCTAACCCCCATATTAGTTAGCTTAACTATTTTCAACGTCCTCTTTGGCATTACAGCTATTTACCGCAGGATGAAGGCTATTGACCCGTGGATTCCGAGAATTGATGTCCAAAAGCTTAAAGAAGAGCTCGAGTGGGAAAAAGCAAGCCGCTTGGATAAAGCTTTAACCGTGATTTTAATAATCGCGATAATTTCTTCAATAGCAACTTTGGGCTACGTAATAACCCACCCAAAGCCAGGCGAGAAGTTCACGGAGTTCTACATTTTAGGCCCCAGTGGAAAAGCCGCGGATTATCCAACGGAGCTTTTCGTGGGTGAAAATGCCACCGTGATTTTGGGCATAGCGAACCATGAGTACAGGAACGTCACATATTATGTTGAGGTATGGCTCGTCAACCTGACATATGACTTCGACACCAATCAAACTCACATCCACAACATGTACTTAATGGACACGCTCAACGTTACCCTTCCCCACAAGCCAATAGATATCGAAGGCAATTGGACCCCCCAATGGGAAACCAACTATACATTTAGCATAGATAAACCAGGAAAATGGCAGCTCTGGTTTTTGCTCTTTAAAGACAAAGAGCCTCCTCTTCCAAAGCCAATAAACGGTGATTATGCCCAAACAGATGCAGCTCAAAGGATCCTCGACGCAATAAACGGCACCATCTTGAGCTTGAAACTTAATATCGACGTGCGGGAGATTTAG
- a CDS encoding ATP-binding protein produces the protein MKFYDREEEMEALEKAFSLTRSRSSLIIVTGRRRIGKTRLVREFFSRKNIPYLDFFVSVKEESLLLEDFQDEIEEKLGYSPKFENFEDLLNFLFKTQDKLAIFFDEFQNFLKINPSIIHDLQKFWDRYKEEKRFFVILSGSYIGMMRKVFLLRKSPLYGRADLYINLKPLRPSTVFQMLNDLGVKDLEEKIKFYGIFGGVPKYYEYLELFRERTFFDFLEQMLKFSSILQNEGEALLIEEFGRAHKIYFSILEAIASSRNTLVEIANAISQKPTTIPKYLKALEEYFNLISKENPVLEKKTKKSRYIINDYFLNFWFTFIRKNQNLVETGNYEALMRKIEGNFSNYFGRVFERIVKDILLELNQRKVIEFDEIGPQWGRSKKGSYEIDLVATKGNKALFIEVKWRDNVNGIALFKELKEKADLTKWKGEREFLIIAKSFKKRAPDALCWDLKDLEGLMNS, from the coding sequence ATGAAATTCTATGACAGAGAAGAGGAGATGGAAGCTTTAGAAAAAGCGTTCAGTCTAACCCGTTCTCGCTCATCTCTTATTATTGTTACTGGAAGACGAAGAATTGGGAAAACAAGGCTTGTTAGAGAATTTTTCTCCAGAAAAAACATTCCCTATCTTGATTTCTTTGTTTCAGTTAAAGAAGAAAGCCTCTTACTGGAAGATTTCCAAGATGAGATTGAAGAAAAACTCGGCTATTCACCGAAATTTGAAAACTTTGAGGACTTGTTGAACTTTTTATTTAAAACTCAGGATAAACTAGCCATATTTTTTGATGAGTTTCAGAACTTCTTAAAGATAAATCCTTCAATAATCCATGATCTTCAAAAATTCTGGGACAGATATAAGGAAGAAAAAAGATTCTTTGTTATTCTCTCGGGCTCTTATATTGGAATGATGAGGAAAGTGTTTCTTTTAAGGAAATCCCCTCTATACGGCAGGGCTGATCTTTATATCAACCTCAAACCCCTGCGGCCGAGTACGGTTTTTCAAATGCTGAATGACCTTGGAGTAAAAGATCTTGAAGAGAAAATAAAATTCTATGGCATTTTCGGAGGAGTGCCGAAATACTATGAATACCTGGAGCTCTTTAGAGAGAGGACCTTCTTTGATTTCTTAGAACAGATGCTGAAGTTTTCTTCAATCCTTCAGAATGAGGGTGAGGCTCTTCTCATAGAGGAATTTGGAAGAGCCCACAAAATATACTTTTCTATATTGGAGGCAATTGCAAGCAGCAGAAACACCCTTGTAGAGATAGCAAATGCAATTTCTCAAAAGCCTACAACGATACCAAAGTACCTGAAAGCCTTGGAGGAGTACTTCAACCTGATTTCAAAGGAAAATCCTGTACTGGAAAAGAAAACCAAGAAGTCCCGTTATATTATCAATGATTACTTCCTGAACTTTTGGTTTACCTTTATAAGAAAAAACCAGAATTTGGTTGAAACCGGGAACTATGAGGCGTTAATGAGGAAAATAGAGGGTAATTTCTCCAATTATTTTGGCAGGGTGTTCGAAAGAATTGTAAAAGACATCCTTTTGGAGCTGAATCAAAGGAAAGTTATAGAGTTTGATGAGATAGGTCCGCAATGGGGCCGGAGCAAAAAAGGAAGCTACGAAATTGATTTAGTTGCGACTAAGGGCAATAAAGCTCTGTTCATTGAGGTAAAATGGAGGGACAATGTCAATGGGATTGCCCTTTTCAAAGAACTCAAGGAGAAAGCGGACTTAACTAAGTGGAAAGGAGAAAGAGAATTCCTCATAATTGCAAAGAGCTTCAAAAAGAGGGCTCCCGATGCCCTATGCTGGGATTTAAAGGATCTGGAGGGGTTGATGAATTCGTAA